The DNA sequence GAGTCATTGATGTTTCTGGTGCTGCTGCCGAGCGTATCGGCTTGGTACGGGACGGCATTACAGCGGTGCGCCTGGAATTGGTGAAATTAGGCACAGGAAAATTAGCTTGTGGCGGTCGGTACCGACCATCTCGCACAACAGATCAGCCTGCTTCCTATGAAAATACGGGTGCACCGAAGGTGGAAGAAACCCCTGCTGCTCCGGTAATTGAGGGGCAGGGCACGTATCGAGCAGATGCCTTACAGCCTATTCAGGAAGGTTTTGGCGTGCAGGTAGGTTCTTATCGCGTTTATGATAATGCCTCAGAGGTTGCTGCTGATTTGCAGTCAAAGGGGTACAGCAAGGTACTTATCCGCTTGCGCGGCAATGTTCATCAAGTGGTACTCGGGCCTTTCGAGACCAGAGAAGCTGCCGCTGTTTATCGCGATAACCTTTTGAGAAAATACAAAATGCGAGGTTTTGTAACCGCTATTACGGATTAACAAGGTGTAATGGTTAGGTGGGTGTAAAGGTGTAAACGTTAATAACTTTTACACCTAGGTTGTACAATCTGGTGGTAAAGGCTTGAGACGCTTTTAGGCCTGTTCACGACCCACCCTCTAACTCCCTGCCCTAGTGATGGAGGGAGGACTTGAGTTCGTAAAGTATTGATTATCAAAAATTTTATGTGACTCAAAAGGCCCCTCGCCTGGTTAGGGAGGGGTTGGGGTGGGTCGTGAATTAAAGCTGAAATGCGTCTCAGCCCAAATAGGTCAGATTGAACAGCCTACCTTTACACCTTTAAAACCCTTACACCCTTTTACACTCCTTACCTCCTAACAAATAAGTTGTACTTCAAAATACAATAAATCGCCCTAAACCCATCCCGCCAATTGATCTTTTTGCCTTCGGCATAAGTGCGGCCATAGTAGGAGATACCTACCTCATAAATACGGATATTGGGGATGCGGGAAATTTTTGCGGTGACCTCAGGTTCGAAACCAAAGCGATTTTCTTTGAGTGTAAGCTGCTGGACGTATTCAGAACGGAAAAGCTTGTAGCAGGTTTCCATGTCCGTCAGGTTGAGGTTGGTAAAGGCATTGGAAAGGAAGGTAAGGAACTTATTTCCGATGGAATGCCAAAAGAAAAGAATCCGGTGAGGCTGGCCACCGATAAATCGGGAGCCATACACTACATCTGCTTGTCCATTTTGGATGGGTTTAAGCAAGACATTGTACTCCTCTGGGTCATATTCCAAGTCGGCGTCCTGGATGATGAGGTATTCTCCCGTCGCTTCCCGAATGCCGGTGTGTAAGGCCGCTCCTTTTCCCTGGTTGAACGCATGCTCAAAGTAAGTAATCGGAAAATCAGGATTACTACTGCGGTAACGCTCAATGGCTCCCTTGGTATCATCGGAAGAAGCGTCATTAATGATGAGTACTTCTTTTTGCCATCCTCCCACCAGTTGCACGGCTTTTACCTTATCCAAAATTAAGTGGATCGTACGCTCTTCATTATAAGCAGGAATAACAATCGAAAGGGTGGTTGACATGGTTTTAATTTTTAGCGGAGCAAAGGTAACAAAGTTCCGAAAATAGGGAGGTCAGGGATTTTCTAGGAAATTGTTTTGCGTAGGTAACTCTTACCAGGGTGTTTCAATGTCTTTAGGAACGTAGAGGTGATTGCGATCAACAAAAACGCTTTCTTCTCCCGTTTTGCCAGTTTCTTTTTTACGACTTAGTCGATAAATAAAAGCGATAGGAGTGAGGATGGCAAGGAACACCAGGGTCATTAAAACGTGGTTCATGACGAAACCAATCCCCTGGGTGAGTTTGGTCCAAAACAGCGCGACAAAATCAGCGATCGCTGAAAAAAGCAGGGTCACGACCAGGAACAGGATGATTCCTGCGATCATCCACTTTGTTGTCCAATAGAAATAATAGAGCAATAAAAGCAATAACAGCACGGCCAAGACCGACTCGTAGGTTTTATTCCGACTTTCCATGAGAGAGGCTTAGAACAGGGTGTAAATAAATGAACCGACGGCAGAGCTCTCGGCAAAAATAATGAGTGCCCCGATGAGCAGTAAGATGGCAATGATGGGGAACAACCACCACTTGCGCCGTTCTTTCATAAAAAGCCATAAATCACGTAAAAATTCCATGTTTATTGGAGTTTAATCTAGCGCAAAAGCTTCCTCTTTCGCCGCTTGAATCTTTTTATTTTCGGGTTGATCTGTTTTGGCGAACAGAAAATCCCCCATCACAAGATAGTCCATATTGGTACGCACAAAGCACCGAAAGGCATCTTCTGGCGTACAAACGACAGGCTCTCCCCTGACATTAAAACTGGTGTTGACCAATAAGCCATAACCTGTCTTTGCTTTGAAGGCTTGTAGTAGGCGGTAGTAAATGGGATTGGTCGCTTCGTGAACAGTTTGCACCCTTGCTGAAAAATCAATGTGGGTGATGGCGGGCATATCAGACCGCTCAATATTGATCTTCTCCTTTAGGGGGAGTGTGCCGTAGTCGGTGGGTAGCCTTTTTTTGCGTTCTTCCTTGACCGAAGCGACGACCAACATGTAAGGGCTTGCCTCCTCTAATTCAAAATAGGTACTGACATCTTCGGCGAGTACGGATGGGGCAAAAGGACGGAAGCTTTCCCTGAACTTTATCTTCAGGTTGAGTTTTATCTGCATTTCAGGATTTCTTACATCTCCCAAAATACTCCGGCTCCCCAAGGCACGCGGGCCGAATTCCTGTCGCCCCTGGAACCATCCCACCACTTGCCCGTCGGCTAGTAAATCCGCTACTTTATTACAAAGGTCTTCTTCGCTGTATTCCTGGTAAACGGCTTCGTACTTTCTGGCAACTTCCCGGATAGCCATTGCCGAGAATTCCGGACCGAGGTAGGCTCCTTTCATGCCATCCATCTTTTTGCTATCGACCATCCTTTCTTGCGCAAAATAGATGTAATGGGCGGCGAGTGCGGCACCAAGGGCACCACCAGCATCACCGGCAGCGGGTTGGATCCAAATATCCCTGAATAGTTTAGCGCGTAGCAAGTGGCCGTTGGCTACGCAGTTTAAGGCAACACCACCAGCTAAACACAAATGTGCTGAACCGGTGATTTCGGCGGCTGTTTTTGCGAGTTTCAATACGATCTCTTCCGTAACGTGCTGAATAGCAATGGCCAGATTACAGTGTTTTTGCTCCAATGGGCTTTCGCTGGTGCGGCAGGGAAAGCCAAATAGTCTTTCCCATTTCTGGTCATCTATCATTCTGGAGCCCGTGGCAAACGTAAAATACGCAGGCTGCAATACGATGGAACCATCTGGTTTAATGGACACCAGGTGATCCTTTATCGTCTGGATAAACTGCTGGGTTTGCGGATCATCCAAATTCCCGTAAGGGGCAAGTCCCATGAGCTTGTACTCACCAAAATTGACCTTGAACCCCAGGAAATAAGTAAAAGAAGAATACAGAAGCCCCAACGAATCGGGAAAATGCAGCTCTTTGAGAATGCGAATATCCTTGCCTTCCCCTTTACAAATACTAGCTGTGGCCCATTCGCCCACGCCATCAATTGTTAAAATAGCGGCACTTTCGTAGGGCGAAGGATAAAAAGCACTGGCAGCGTGGGACAAGTGATGTTCCGGGAATAAAATTTTGGGCAGGTGCTTAAGGTCGGGATCCAGGGTTTTGAGCGCTTTTCTTAGCTGCTGTTTGAGGAATATTTTTTCCTTAATCCAAACTGGCATGGAGCGAATAAAGCTGCCTAATCCTTTAGGCGCATGTTGATAATAGGTCTCTAAAATTCGTTCAAATTTTAAAAACGGTTTATCATAAAAAGCGATGGCATCCAATTCCTCCAGCGAGAGGCCTGCGTGTTGGAGCAACCACTTTATTGAATGCTCAGGAAAGGAAGCGTCATGTTTGATGCGCGTAAACCATTCTTCCTGCGCAGCAGCGACCACTTCGCCGTTTACCGTCACGGCAGCGGCGGAATCATGATAATAAGCAGATATTCCAAGGATTTTCATTTAAATGCTACTGTGGAGGACCCAAGATACTTATTTTAGAGTTTTAGATAATTTATTGTCAACTTTACGGGTATGAAAGCTAATTATTTTCGGTTTCGTTACCTGTTGTTATTGGTGGGTGCCGTTTATCTCTTTTCCTTTGGCTTTTTCCAACGCTGGAATACGAGTATTCGCTACGGAGGAGACAGTTGGGGGTACTACGGTTACCTACCCGCTACTTTTATTTATGGCGATTTGGACAATATCTCGGATAGTTATCTGAAGCGTTTTCCTTATACTAATCTCGGCCCTCACTTTCCATCACCGGGTGGGGAATTACCTATTGCCGAAAACGGGCATCGGGTCATCAAGTACACTTGTGGGGTAGCCATATTGCAGTTGCCTTTCTTTGTTGTAGGCCATACCTGGGCAGCCCTGGATAGAGATTACCCGCAAGATGGTTTTTCTTTTCCTTATGTTTTTTGTGTGCTCTTTGGCAATCTTTTCTATTTGCTACTGGGCGGCTATTTATTGTATTTGTTATTGGCTAGCCATTTTAGCCCAAAAATCGCTTTCCTGACCTTGCTCGTATTGGTTTTAGGTACAAATCTGTACAATTTTGCGGTTTACCGGGCGGGCATGTCGCACGCCTACCTGTTTTCCTTGTACGCTGGATTGATGTATGCCAGCTGGCGATTTTATGCGCAACCACGGCAGCGTTGGATCATATGGGCGGCTATTTGCGCGGGGATGATTACGCTAATTCGCCCTGTGGAAATCTTGTGTTTGGCCATTCCATTGGCCTACGGACTTACGGATGTGAGTAAGTTGCGAGAGAGACTTGCCTTCTGGGGCGAACATTGGCGCTGGCTCGTATTGGCGGCAGGGCTGTTTATCCTTTGCGGCATACCGCAGTTGTTGTATTGGAAGCATGCTTCCGGGCATTGGCTGTTCGACAGTTACCCCAATGAGGCTTTTGATTTTGCCAGGGCCAAAATTGCCAATGGCTTGTTTTCTGCCCAAAATGGCTGGTTGGTTTATTCGCCAATAATGGTTTTTAGCCTCTTAGGCATAGTGGCATTGCTAAGGAACCGGACTTGGCTTTGGCCGGTAGTGCTCATTTTACCTTTACATATTTACATTGCTTACAGTTGGTGGTGCTGGTACTACATCAATGGATTTGGCTCAAGGCCAATGGTAGAGTTGTACGCATTGCTTTCGATTCCATTGGCTTATAGTTTTGCTTATCTGGATCGCCGAAAATGGACTTCTATTCTTTTAGTGTTCCTGATCATGGGTGCGATTGGATTACAATTATTCCAAAATTGGCAGCACAGCAAAGGGATTCTTTGGAGTGAGATGGCCAATGGAGCTTACTATCGGGCCGTATTTGGCAAAACAGCCATGACTTATGATGCGCTGGTCGCTTTCGACAGTGATGAGATGCAACCGGATAGTACCTCCCTCACCTTGATTAAGCCATTGGTAAAGCTTGATTTTGAACAGCAAGACAGTCAACTCCATCTAGTCCAAACACCTGTGTACCAAGGACAGCAGGTATTAAAAATTACCCCAGAACAGAAATATGCCTCCATTTATGAAGGTCCGCTAAATAGGGACGCAATTAAAGTAGGGGAGTGGCTGCATATCTCCGCTTATTGCTACAAAGAGAAAAAAGAGTTTCCCTGGTACATTGCACCTTCAATTGTTGTGGAATTCAGCGATGATCAAGGGACACTTAAATACCGACAGGTGCGGATTGATAGTAAATTGAACAATCCAGGTTTTAGCCTTTGGGGTGGTGAACCCGATCATTGGGGGTACGTTCGCCTATGGGTACAAGTACCAGAAGAAGCAACTCCCGAAACGATGCTTAAGATCTACTTTATGGTAGAGCAGGAAGTGGTTTATGCGGATGAGGTGGAAGTGGGACTTTGGGAGTAATTTTTATTAAAGACAAGCTAATGAAAATCATAAATACTTTTCAAGGAATAGGGAATCACAACATTTTATTATTACTAATTATATTTTGTTTTTCCATATTAAGTATTAATAGTTTTTTTAAAAAAAAATATAACACGGCCGTTTTTTTATTGTTTGTCGCTGCATTTTTACTTCGTCTAATGATGATATTTATGGATCCCTTTCTACATGAATGGGATGAAAGATATCACGCTTTGGTGGCAAAGAACATGATAGATACACCATTTTGGCCACGCTTATGGATGAGCGATGTGCTAGATTATAACTACCAAGAGTGGTGTTGCAATTACACATGGGTTCATAAGCCTCCTTGGTTCCTTTGGCAAATGGCTTTAGGAATGAAGTTATTCGGAGCGGAAATATGGGCAATGAGGTTTCCTGGAGCTTTAATAAATACGTTGCAACTTATCTTGGTATATCACATTGGAAAATTATTAGTAAATGAAAGGGTAGGTTATTTCGCAGCAATTAGTTTTGCTTTTAGTTACTTTGCTTTAGAACAAGTGAGTGGAAATATGGGGCGTGAACACGTCGATGTAAGCTTTCTATTTTACCTTACATTGAATCTTTGGGCTTGGATTCGTTATACGAAGGCTGAAGAAAAAGAGCGCTGGAAGTGGGCGGTATTAATAGGCTTTATTGCAGGAATAGCTGTTTTAGTAAAATGGTTGTTAGGGTTGTATGTTTTTGGTATATGGGGAGTATGGGCTATTGTGGAAAGGAAAATTTCTTTAAAAGAAATAGGATTAGGCAGTTTGTCATTAATAATTGCATTGAGCGTATTTTTACCTTGGCAGTGGCATATTTATAGCGAATTTCCATTAGAAAGTGCTTTTGAAGGAGCTTTTAATAAAAGGCATATAACAGAAGCACTAGAAAATCACGAGCAACTATGGTCATATTACTTCACTAATAATCACATTCTTTACGGGGCGTTTAGCTGGGTGTTAATAGGAATTGGTTTTTTTAGTTTCATTAGGACAGTGAAAAGATCATATGTAATTAGTTTAACAGTTGCAGTAGTTGTAGTATATGCGTTTTTTATAATTGCATCAACCAAGTTTATTGCCTATGTATTTATGGTTAGCCCCATCATTTTTGTTATACTAGGATGCGCACTTAATTATTTCTACGATTTGCATGAAAAAAATATATCTAGTCAAAACATTGCTAAATCTCTCGGTTTAATAGCTTTACTGCTTTATTGTTCTTACACCCTAAGATTAAAAATGATACTTGATTTTCACTACCACGGAAAGAGTAGTTATATATCTAGTTTTTTGGAGAGAGATAATAAAATACATGATGCTAGAGGATGGTATGAAATAGGAGATTCGATCCCTGATAATGCGGTGTTTTTGCACGTCAATCAACCAGTAGAAGTGATGTTTTACACTGGAAATCTAGCCTACTTTTGGGTTGATCCTAAAGATATAGATAAGCTTAAGGAAAGGGGGTATGAGCCGTTTCTAGTGCCAAACCCAAGATATCCATCTCCTTCTCATTTAGTTAATGATGACAGGATTAAGAAACTTGATTTTATGCCAAAACAATAGTGGCTATATCCCGATTTAGTTTGTTTGATTACAAAAAATGTCAATAAAAGGCTAATAAATATGATGATTTGGAAAACCACCCCCACCTTAGAAAGCCTCAATGCCAGTGGAGACAATAGCCTGGCGGAACACCTGGAGATCGTATTTACAGAAATAGGAGAGGATTACATGACAGCCACTATGCCGGTTGATCATCGCACGGTGCAGCCCATGCGCCTCTTGCACGGTGGGGCTTCGGTAGCGTTTGCTGAGACCTTGGGCAGTGTTGCCTCGATGTATTGCCTTCCGGATATAGCCAACCAATCGGTAGTAGGTGTGGAAATAAATGCTAATCACCTCAATTCAGCCAAAGAAGGTGAAACAGTAACCGGAACAGTACGTCCCATCAAGGTCGGGCGCCGTCTTCACGTTTGGGAAATCAAGATTCATCGTTCTGATGAAAAAATAGTTTGTGTCAGCCGAATAACAATTGCCGTGGTGGAGCGGCGGTAAGCAGCCTGTTTTGATAAAATTAGGACTATCTTCGCTGCCTGCCTTGACCGACTACAGGCATCATCTAAGCCCTTCTACAATTTCGAACCAAATAATAATTACTCCTGGTATGCAAAAACAGCTACTTACACTTTGCTTTTTCCTTTTGTTTGGCACCTTAGGATGGAGCCAGTTGAATATGTCTCTCCGCTCAAATATCCAGTACAATGTTGATCTCAACGATGTGTGGGGTTACGTTGCGCCTGACGGTAGTGAATATGCCTTGGTAGGAGCCCGCAACGGTGTCTCTATTGTCAATGTTTCCGATCCTGATAATGCCACCGAAGTAGCCTTTGTGCCTGGACAAAATTCTACCTGGCGAGATATCAAAACCTGGGGGGAGTACGCTTACGTGGTGACGGACCAGAGCGGAACAACGGAAGGGCTGACGGTTATCGATTTGACGAATATAGCCTCAGAGACGGTTAATTTTTTCCACTGGACACCAGATCTTCCTGATTTAGGGACGCTAAACCGTTGCCATAATATCTACATTGATGAATTCGGTTACGCCTATCTGGCGGGCTGTAATATCAATGATGGCGGGATGATTTTCATTGATGTATTCAGCACGCCGGGAACCCCCGTTTATGCTGGTGCAGCGCCTAATCGTTATGCGCACGACGTATATGTTCGCAACAATAAGATGTATTCCTCGGAACTCACCCGTGGGCGGATGGCCATTTACGATGTTACGGATAAGGCCGAAGTTATTTTAGAAGGTGTACAGACAACGCCATTTGAATTTACCCACAATATTTGGCTGTCTGATGATAGTAACATTGCTTTCACTACCGATGAACAGCCCAATGCACCTGTAGCGGCCTACGATGTGAGCGACCCTACCGATATTCAGGAATTGGATCAGTACCGCCCAACGATTACCCTAAACGATGGGGTGATTCCTCACAATGTGCACGTTTGGCAAGACTGGTTGATCATCAGTTATTACACCGATGGAGGAATCGTTGTGGATGCTGCCCGGCCCAACAACTTGGTAGAAGTAGCGAACTTTGACACCTTTTTTGGTGGAGGAACAGGCTTTCAAGGCGTCTGGGGTGCTTATCCTTTTTTACCTTCTGGAGTGGTATTGTTGACGGACATCGGTAACGGCCTCTATGTATTAGACGTCAATTATGTTCGTGCCTGCTATTTGGAAGGTACCGTCACGAATGCAGTAACGGGTGCCCAAATCAGTGGCGCAGAAATTGTCCTCGTAGCTGATGAAGCCAATGTGAATTATTCTCGCCTTGATGGCACCTATGGCACTGGGCTCGCAACTGCTGGGACGTATACCGTAGAGGTAACAAAACCCGGTTACATACCTTTCACTACAGAAGTGTCTATTGACAATGGTATTGTAACGATTCTTGATATTCCATTACAACCGCTGCCTACCTACAATAAAAATGGTATTGTCATAGAGGAGGGCGTGGCTGTTCCTGTTCCAGGTGCCAAAATCGTCCTGCAAAACGAGTTTTCCGTTTTTGAATTCACCGCCGATGGCAATGGTGTATTCTTGATCGAAGGGGTGTATGAAGACAATTACGATGTCTTTGTCGGTGCTTGGGGCTATCAGCAAAAACTTATCAATGATCTTCCTATCATCAACAATGATGATTTGACGATAGAACTGAATCGTGGCTACGAGGATGATTTTGCGATTGATCTAGGCTGGACGACAGAGGCTGACAACGAAACCCGTGCAGGTTTTTGGGAGTTAGGCGAGCCCAACGGTACGTACAATGGCGGTTCTCCTTCAAATCCTGAATTTGATATAGAAGGCGATCTCGGTGATCAATGTTACGTTACCGGTAATGCCGGAGGTAATGCTGCTACAGATGATGTGGATGGTGCCAGTGTTACCCTCGTTTCTCCAGTAATGGCACTAGCCAGTACTTATGTCGATCCGGTTGTTGAGTACAACCTGTGGTTTTACAATGCAGGTGGTGATGGCAATCCGAATGATGCCCTGGAGGTTATTGTTTCTAACGGAACGGAAGAAGTCGTTATTGAAACACTCTCGTCCTCAGCGGGCGTTTGGCGGGATCGTTCCATAATTAACCTGAGCGAGCTTATCACGATTACTGATGATATGCAGATACGTTTTGTTACCAGCGATTTTGATCCTAATGGTCACCTGGTTGAGGCCGCAGTGGATGCTTTTGCCGTAACGGGGGAATTATTGGTTAATACCAACAACCCGGTACTAAACGTAAGCTGGTCTGTTGCTCCTAATCCCTTCAAGGATCAGATGATGTTGAATTACCAACTACCAGTATGGAACGGACAAGGCCAATTAACAGTAGTGAATGCTTTAGGGCAGATCGTAATGACCCAAGCTTTGACTGCGCAGCAGGCATCTGTCACCTTGGGTGCTACCTGGCCACGTGGTATCTACACCATCAAGATGGAAATCCGCGGACAAGGAACAGCTATCCAGCGGGTGATTAAGCAATAATATTTTATATAAAAACTATTGCGTTTGAAAACGCCCGAGCTGAACTTTACAACTCGGGCGTTTTCTTGTTTATTCCTTGATGATCACTGCATTCAGTGCCCTCAATGCCAGTGCTGTAGCCAAGAGTGGATCATCCTCTTTATTAGGTCCTCCCCAAGGATTACTAAATGAGCCATCGGAAGCTTGTTTGACTGACAGCAGCTTCACAATCTCCTGCCGCCAGGTATTTTCGAGGGGTAGGTATCCAATTTTTTCCAATTGTGCATATGCCTGTGCTCTTACTGCCAGGTGATAATAAAAAAGCACCTTTTCCCAGTTGCCGGGGCGCCCTGGTGTGATTCCACTCACCTGGTCCCATCGTTCGTGGGCCAAAAG is a window from the Lewinella sp. LCG006 genome containing:
- a CDS encoding hotdog fold thioesterase; translation: MIWKTTPTLESLNASGDNSLAEHLEIVFTEIGEDYMTATMPVDHRTVQPMRLLHGGASVAFAETLGSVASMYCLPDIANQSVVGVEINANHLNSAKEGETVTGTVRPIKVGRRLHVWEIKIHRSDEKIVCVSRITIAVVERR
- a CDS encoding ArnT family glycosyltransferase — its product is MKIINTFQGIGNHNILLLLIIFCFSILSINSFFKKKYNTAVFLLFVAAFLLRLMMIFMDPFLHEWDERYHALVAKNMIDTPFWPRLWMSDVLDYNYQEWCCNYTWVHKPPWFLWQMALGMKLFGAEIWAMRFPGALINTLQLILVYHIGKLLVNERVGYFAAISFAFSYFALEQVSGNMGREHVDVSFLFYLTLNLWAWIRYTKAEEKERWKWAVLIGFIAGIAVLVKWLLGLYVFGIWGVWAIVERKISLKEIGLGSLSLIIALSVFLPWQWHIYSEFPLESAFEGAFNKRHITEALENHEQLWSYYFTNNHILYGAFSWVLIGIGFFSFIRTVKRSYVISLTVAVVVVYAFFIIASTKFIAYVFMVSPIIFVILGCALNYFYDLHEKNISSQNIAKSLGLIALLLYCSYTLRLKMILDFHYHGKSSYISSFLERDNKIHDARGWYEIGDSIPDNAVFLHVNQPVEVMFYTGNLAYFWVDPKDIDKLKERGYEPFLVPNPRYPSPSHLVNDDRIKKLDFMPKQ
- a CDS encoding choice-of-anchor B family protein; the protein is MQKQLLTLCFFLLFGTLGWSQLNMSLRSNIQYNVDLNDVWGYVAPDGSEYALVGARNGVSIVNVSDPDNATEVAFVPGQNSTWRDIKTWGEYAYVVTDQSGTTEGLTVIDLTNIASETVNFFHWTPDLPDLGTLNRCHNIYIDEFGYAYLAGCNINDGGMIFIDVFSTPGTPVYAGAAPNRYAHDVYVRNNKMYSSELTRGRMAIYDVTDKAEVILEGVQTTPFEFTHNIWLSDDSNIAFTTDEQPNAPVAAYDVSDPTDIQELDQYRPTITLNDGVIPHNVHVWQDWLIISYYTDGGIVVDAARPNNLVEVANFDTFFGGGTGFQGVWGAYPFLPSGVVLLTDIGNGLYVLDVNYVRACYLEGTVTNAVTGAQISGAEIVLVADEANVNYSRLDGTYGTGLATAGTYTVEVTKPGYIPFTTEVSIDNGIVTILDIPLQPLPTYNKNGIVIEEGVAVPVPGAKIVLQNEFSVFEFTADGNGVFLIEGVYEDNYDVFVGAWGYQQKLINDLPIINNDDLTIELNRGYEDDFAIDLGWTTEADNETRAGFWELGEPNGTYNGGSPSNPEFDIEGDLGDQCYVTGNAGGNAATDDVDGASVTLVSPVMALASTYVDPVVEYNLWFYNAGGDGNPNDALEVIVSNGTEEVVIETLSSSAGVWRDRSIINLSELITITDDMQIRFVTSDFDPNGHLVEAAVDAFAVTGELLVNTNNPVLNVSWSVAPNPFKDQMMLNYQLPVWNGQGQLTVVNALGQIVMTQALTAQQASVTLGATWPRGIYTIKMEIRGQGTAIQRVIKQ
- a CDS encoding carbamoyltransferase; protein product: MKILGISAYYHDSAAAVTVNGEVVAAAQEEWFTRIKHDASFPEHSIKWLLQHAGLSLEELDAIAFYDKPFLKFERILETYYQHAPKGLGSFIRSMPVWIKEKIFLKQQLRKALKTLDPDLKHLPKILFPEHHLSHAASAFYPSPYESAAILTIDGVGEWATASICKGEGKDIRILKELHFPDSLGLLYSSFTYFLGFKVNFGEYKLMGLAPYGNLDDPQTQQFIQTIKDHLVSIKPDGSIVLQPAYFTFATGSRMIDDQKWERLFGFPCRTSESPLEQKHCNLAIAIQHVTEEIVLKLAKTAAEITGSAHLCLAGGVALNCVANGHLLRAKLFRDIWIQPAAGDAGGALGAALAAHYIYFAQERMVDSKKMDGMKGAYLGPEFSAMAIREVARKYEAVYQEYSEEDLCNKVADLLADGQVVGWFQGRQEFGPRALGSRSILGDVRNPEMQIKLNLKIKFRESFRPFAPSVLAEDVSTYFELEEASPYMLVVASVKEERKKRLPTDYGTLPLKEKINIERSDMPAITHIDFSARVQTVHEATNPIYYRLLQAFKAKTGYGLLVNTSFNVRGEPVVCTPEDAFRCFVRTNMDYLVMGDFLFAKTDQPENKKIQAAKEEAFALD
- a CDS encoding glycosyltransferase family 2 protein → MSTTLSIVIPAYNEERTIHLILDKVKAVQLVGGWQKEVLIINDASSDDTKGAIERYRSSNPDFPITYFEHAFNQGKGAALHTGIREATGEYLIIQDADLEYDPEEYNVLLKPIQNGQADVVYGSRFIGGQPHRILFFWHSIGNKFLTFLSNAFTNLNLTDMETCYKLFRSEYVQQLTLKENRFGFEPEVTAKISRIPNIRIYEVGISYYGRTYAEGKKINWRDGFRAIYCILKYNLFVRR
- a CDS encoding DUF5989 family protein encodes the protein MEFLRDLWLFMKERRKWWLFPIIAILLLIGALIIFAESSAVGSFIYTLF
- a CDS encoding septal ring lytic transglycosylase RlpA family protein; the protein is MRTFLLFFFLTAISIGLSAQTNYGIASYYAPGLDGAKTSSGERYKHDGFTCANKDYPIGTILRVVRVDDGRAVEVRVNDCGPHKAGRVIDVSGAAAERIGLVRDGITAVRLELVKLGTGKLACGGRYRPSRTTDQPASYENTGAPKVEETPAAPVIEGQGTYRADALQPIQEGFGVQVGSYRVYDNASEVAADLQSKGYSKVLIRLRGNVHQVVLGPFETREAAAVYRDNLLRKYKMRGFVTAITD